The following DNA comes from Corallococcus exiguus.
CCATGGCCGTACCCCTGACACTCAAGGTCTTCAAGGGCGACACGTTGGTCGCCTCCAAGGACTACGAGCGCGACATCATCAAGATTGGTCGTCTTTCCTCCGCGCACCTGTGCCTTGAGGACGACAAGGTCAGCCGCATCCACTCCGTCATCGAAGTTGCCGCCGACGGCTCCATGTCCATCATCGACATGGGCAGCGTCGAAGGCACCTACGTCAACGGCAAGCGCGTCAACAAGGGGCAGGTCTCCTTCGGTGACGAGGTCCGCGTGGGTGGCACCACCATCCGCCTGGAGAACCCGGCCGCTGTCGCCGCGGTGAACCTGGCCGCCGCCGTTGCCCAGGCGGATGCGCCCACGGACAAGAACCCCACGGTTGCGCCGGTGGCCCCCGCCGCCGCCATCGCGCAGGCCGTTGCCGCGCCCGCTCCGGTGGTCGCGACGCCCGCGCCCGCCGCGACGCCGGCTCCGGCTCCCGTCGCCGCGCTGGATTCATCCGTCGCGCCCACGCAGAAGAACGCCGTGGCGCCCGCGCGGGCTCCCAAGGCCCCCAAGGCTCCGGAGGCGGACGACGCGCACGAGGAGCAGGAAGCCGCGCCGCGCGTGCGCACCGTGCGCAAGACGAAGTCCAACGGCCCGCAGGGCGTGTCGCTGCGCCTGCTCTGGGGTGACCAGCGCGTGGGCGAGTTCTTCGTGCCCCCCGGCGCGAAGAAGGCCTTCACGGTCGGCAGCGCCAAGGGCGTGGACTTCGTGATGGGCGACGCCAAGCTGGGCGCCCCCACCTTCGAGGTCCTGCGCACCGACGGCCAGTCCTTCACCGTGCGCTTCGCGCGCAAGATGAAGGGCGAGCTCACCCGCAAGGGCGAGACGCTGGACCTGGAAGCGGTGATGGAGTCCGGCAAGGCCTCCCAGGACGGCGACGCCTACGGCCTCACGCTGGAAGCGGACGACTTCGTCTGGGTGGACCTGGGCGGCCTCACGCTGGAGGCGCAGTTCCAGCCGGTGCCCAAGCGCGTCGCCGTGCCGGTGGGCGAGAACATCGACTACACGGCGCTCAACATCTTCCTGGTGATGTTCTTCATCGGCACCGCGTTCGTCATCCACTCCATGAACCAGAGTGGGGAAGGGGACGAGTACGCGGATGAGCTCGCGGGCAACGACGCGCGCATCGCGAAGCTGATCATCAAGGCTCCGGAGACCCAGAAGAACAAGTTCCTGGAGAAGCTGAACCAGCAGAAGGAGAAGAAGTCGGGCGAGATGGCCCAGAAGCAGCGCAACGACGAAGGTCAGATGGGCAAGAAGGACGCGCCCAAGACCAACAACCGCGCGGCGCCCAAGGGCGACCCGAACAAGAAGGACGAGGCGCGCGCCCTCACCGCGAAGATCTTCGGCGGTGGCAAGGGCGGCATCTCCACCATCTTCGGCAAGTCGGGCCTGGGCGGTGAGCTCAAGAGCGCCATGG
Coding sequences within:
- the gltG gene encoding adventurous gliding motility protein GltG, which encodes MAVPLTLKVFKGDTLVASKDYERDIIKIGRLSSAHLCLEDDKVSRIHSVIEVAADGSMSIIDMGSVEGTYVNGKRVNKGQVSFGDEVRVGGTTIRLENPAAVAAVNLAAAVAQADAPTDKNPTVAPVAPAAAIAQAVAAPAPVVATPAPAATPAPAPVAALDSSVAPTQKNAVAPARAPKAPKAPEADDAHEEQEAAPRVRTVRKTKSNGPQGVSLRLLWGDQRVGEFFVPPGAKKAFTVGSAKGVDFVMGDAKLGAPTFEVLRTDGQSFTVRFARKMKGELTRKGETLDLEAVMESGKASQDGDAYGLTLEADDFVWVDLGGLTLEAQFQPVPKRVAVPVGENIDYTALNIFLVMFFIGTAFVIHSMNQSGEGDEYADELAGNDARIAKLIIKAPETQKNKFLEKLNQQKEKKSGEMAQKQRNDEGQMGKKDAPKTNNRAAPKGDPNKKDEARALTAKIFGGGKGGISTIFGKSGLGGELKSAMGNMFGAKAGDAGGFGGMGLRGSGGGGGGTGDSIGIGGIGTKGRGGGSGSYGTGVGTLGGKQSVDVGITSSDPEVMGSLDKELIRQVIQRNRGQIRYCYESLLNRFPKLGGKVSVKFVISANGSVATSNVAQSTAGNSDLETCVAGRVRTWKFPEPKGGGSVIVTYPFIFKQAGD